In Pseudoalteromonas carrageenovora IAM 12662, the following proteins share a genomic window:
- a CDS encoding ABC transporter ATP-binding protein gives MAKQSNAQKNDNNSATQKAIIEVDSLSFSIKNNAILKNLNFNVGSGEIYALLGGNGAGKSTTLKTLLGFNKPTQGSVKVAGKEVSKALDFVRTKTAYLPESATLYPHLTARENVEYFLSLADINKTDEQINAAFNRVALQEGAWERPMQTYSKGMRQKTAIALAILREAPIFLLDEPTSGLDPVAIDEFNQLVRELALAGASILMVTHDVYGACQVANRIGLLRAGELVGEFDAPENGRIDTEQVHAAFAQRGA, from the coding sequence ATTATTGAAGTGGACTCGCTTAGTTTTAGCATTAAAAATAACGCTATTTTAAAAAACTTAAACTTTAATGTGGGCTCAGGCGAAATTTATGCACTACTTGGCGGTAACGGTGCGGGTAAATCAACCACCTTAAAAACGTTACTGGGTTTTAATAAACCAACGCAAGGCTCAGTAAAAGTAGCGGGTAAAGAGGTGAGCAAAGCACTTGACTTTGTTCGTACTAAAACGGCGTACTTACCTGAGTCTGCAACGTTATACCCGCATTTAACAGCACGCGAAAACGTAGAGTATTTTTTATCACTTGCTGATATTAATAAAACAGACGAGCAGATTAATGCCGCGTTTAATCGTGTTGCTTTGCAAGAAGGGGCGTGGGAGCGCCCTATGCAAACATATTCTAAAGGCATGAGGCAAAAAACCGCGATTGCACTGGCTATTTTACGTGAAGCCCCGATATTTTTACTTGATGAACCTACCTCGGGCCTTGACCCTGTTGCCATAGATGAGTTTAACCAGTTAGTGCGCGAGCTTGCATTAGCGGGTGCTTCTATTTTAATGGTTACGCATGATGTATACGGCGCCTGCCAAGTAGCTAACCGTATTGGGTTACTAAGAGCTGGTGAGCTGGTGGGCGAATTTGACGCGCCAGAAAACGGCCGTATTGATACTGAACAAGTGCACGCAGCCTTTGCGCAAAGAGGCGCGTAA